In Ananas comosus cultivar F153 linkage group 7, ASM154086v1, whole genome shotgun sequence, the sequence attaatttttattcgtATTAGAAATATAACAgcattttaacaaaattaatattttatatataataaaggtatgttattatattaataatattatattttattagcggcGTCCATGTTGTGTCTgtgttctaattttttgaaagttgtCGAGTCCATGTGTTCAAGTCGTACTGTGCCCCGTGTCCGTGTCCGTGATGCTTACATCTTTGTACAATACCCTTGTAGagtgttttttttaattcactAACCTTTGCACTACTACAACAATATTTTACCAGGTTTTTACAAAGGGAGTAACCCAGGACACAATAATTCTGATGGCTGCTCGAGCTTCACGAACTGAAAATCAAGATGCTATAGACACTGCCATTGTTGGCATGCTCGCTGACCCAAAAGAGGTAAAATAGAAGCTTTCGCATCTTTTTCTGATCTTTTTTTTATGTGATAACTTTTTATCCTCACCATTAATTCTTTTGGTTGCTGCTTGAAGGCACGTGCTGGTATCCAAGAGGttcattttcttccttttaATCCTACGGACAAAAGAACTGCTCTGACTTACCTTGATAGTGAGGGAAAGATGCATCGGGTTAGCAAAGGTGCACCAGAACAGGTATTGGCATCTTATAATCTTTGCTTGCCTTTTGTTTAACTATTGTCTTGCATAGAATTTTCCATACTAAGTTTGGGCTTTTATTAATTTTCCCAATTGAGCTGCAGATTCTCAATCTTGCCCACAATAAATCTGAGATAGAGCGCAGAGTACATGCTGTGATTGATAAGTTTGCTGAGCGTGGACTTCGGTCGCTTGCTGTGGCGTATCAGGTGAAAACTACATCATCCTAGTGGAAGTTTTTCTTGTGTTTTCTGATGGCAGTTAAAATGGTTTTGACCTCTTATGTATATTCTATGCTAAATTGCAGGAAATTCCCATTACAtatattgagattttttttttctttacttttaacGCCCGAAATATTGACATCTTTATATAAACTCCTTAAACTACAATTTCCGTCACATTGCCTCGTCCTTCGGTGTTCCATTAGGTGAGATCAGTTGCTCTAGACATAGATCAGTGCTCAATAGTTTGTAGAATTTTTGTCCTTTTCAGGCAGAGGGGAGTTTGTGGGGTGGCAGCCGGGGGAAAATGTGGAAATTACACTAAGTTATAAGGAGTTTATGTGCATgttctttctttatatatatatatttcttgcatcttaatttaaatttctttcatTTGTGCAGGAGGTTCCAGAAGGCAGAAAAGAGAGTTCGGGAGCTCCATGGCAGTTCTTTGGCCTTTTGCCACTTTTTGATCCTCCCCGACATGATAGTGCAGAAACAATTAGAAGGGCTCTGAACCTTGGTGTGAATGTCAAGATGATTACAGGTCTGGCTTCTTTCGTagaattttttgtgattttctcTTGTTCTTGCTATTTCCATTGAGTTTGAGCGATTATCTTGGCTTTGTGAAGTCAGGTCTAAGATCCCTTAGGAGTTGAGCATATAAATGGAAGTAAAATGTACTTGGGAAGCAAATAACTGTTTTTAATGTGTTGAATCCGAATATTCACTGTGAGTACTAACAAGCTGAAACCAGAATGAGACTAAAGTGATATAGATTAGAATGAAGGATGATAACTTTCACTTTAGAGATCTGTTGAAAGCTCAGTCCTAACAGAAATTCCACTTATTAATTCTGTAGGGTTTTGCACGAATCCTCTTCATTGGATTTATTAGCTAGCTAGTCTTTAAACAAACATGTTGCAGagaaattttattgttttagcTGAATACATCATACTAGTCATTCCAAATGCCTGTGATTCCATGACACCTGAGGAACTATATTGTAGGTGATAAAAGTGCAGTAGATATTAGATACGCCTTTTCTCTTTCGTAATGGCAAGTTCATTCTAGTGATAACAGCCTAAGTTGTAAAAGGTTTCTCGACTGTGCATCAGGTGATCAGCTCGCCATAGGAAAGGAAACCGGCCGTCGTCTGGGTATGGGTACAAATATGTACCCATCATCTGCTTTGTTGGGCCAGAACAAGGATGAGTCTATAGCTGCTTTGCCGATCGATGAGCTAATAGAGAAGGCTGATGGTTTTGCTGGAGTATTCCCTGGTATCGTTGCTTTCTTATTTAAATATCTTTCGTTTGGTTGATCAGTtggtttttccttcttttccttaattaattagatgctaattatttcttctttttgcttACAGAGCATAAGTATGAGATTGTTAAACGCCTGCAAGCACGGAAGCATATTTGTGGAATGACTGGTGATGGAGTCAATGATGCTCCAGCCCTAAAGAAAGCTGATATTGGGATAGCTGTCGCGGATGCTACTGATGCAGCTCGTAGTGCTTCTGATATCGTTCTTACAGAACCCGGTCTCAGTGTGATCATAAGTGCTGTGCTGACTAGTCGTGCAATTTTTCAGCGTATGAAGAACTACACCGTAAGTTATTCCTATGAAGATATTAGGACAATTTTCTCTTAAGTGTTGCGTTAATTGCTCTGACCAAGGTTTGCTTTGTGGTTGCAGATCTACGCAGTGTCAATTACCATCCGTATAGTGGTACGTTTTTCATTGCCGTTTTACTAACATATGGCTCACATGGCTTCGTCAAAATAACATATCCTTCCCAAGCATTCTCTGTGACTTTCGATGTTGGTCTCGGTCTGCCACTTTGTAGTTGTTCATAGATGCACTGGATAAATTAGAATGCACACTTGTCGGAAAGATATTCTCTGCTCTACTGTTATTCGATTAACTGAgatgatttataaaaaaaatcatggtTTGGTGCACTGTTAATCATATATTGATGCCCACTACTCGATCCTTTATGCTCTACATGGTATTTTTTAAGTAATTACGGGAGTTGAACTTTTGAAGTTTTCTTGTCCTGTGTCAATAATATTGCCACTTCTTTGGTCTTATAAAATTGATATTGGAGACTAACATTAACTGTCATGCATCTTTTAACAGCTTGGGTTTATGTTGCTCGCGCTCATATGGAAGTTTGATTTTCCACCATTTATGGTCCTGATCATCGCTATCCTAAATGACGGTAACACTTTCGTCTCTCCCAAATTGCTgagttgaacttcgtttttgtttgcgttttttttgttttttgtttcgttttttttatttttctcttgctATCATCATCTGGGCTGTTGGTTGTAATGGTTCACATGCAAACTGTCCATCTCCTCCTTCGAACAGGTACCATAATGACTATATCAAAGGACAGGGTGAAACCATCCCCACTCCCAGATAGTTGGAAGCTGGCTGAGATATTCGCAACTGGAATTATCCTCGGTGGTTACTTGGCCATGATGACTGTCATTTTCTTCTGGGCGGCGTACAAAACTGATTTCTTCCCGGTATAAGCCTTTAAATTGCGCCTAAAACTTATcatgatttttcaaaatcatattgTTAATGCCAAAATAAAGCTGGAAGTCATTTTCAATCCCAGAACATCATTTACTAGTTGTTTTTAAGCCTCCACTAGTTCTACCTGAACAGAAAGAGTCTCACGCTAAGCTCTGATTAGTTAAATATGATGAATTCGTTTCAGCGGGTATTCAAGGTTGAAAGTCTCGAGAAAACAGCTCAGGATGACTTCCAAAAGCTCGCATCTGCAGTTTACCTTCAAGTTAGCACCATCAGTCAAGCTCTCATATTCGTAACGCGGTCCCGCAGTTGGTCCTTTGTTGAGCGCCCCGGTTTGCTCCTCGTCACTGCTTTCTTCGTTGCTCAGCTGGTAAAGTTCTCTTTCCAGTTTTTAGGTTAACAAATAAATATCTTAATATCCGATTCAAAGGATCTCGTATGCAGTGGTTTATATATCATTTGTATGTACAGATTGCTACATTGATTGCCGTGTATGCTGACTGGGGATTCGCTGCAATCAAAGGGATCGGATGGGGTTGGGCCGGTGTCATTTGGCTTTACAATATCATTTTCTACTTCCCTCTCGATATAATCAAATTCTTAATCCGATATGCGCTCAGCGGCAAAGCGTGGGATCTTGTTATTGAGCAAAGAGTAATATACCCATTTCAGATCTTAACCNCCTCATTTATAACTGACGGGCCACTCTCTTTGTCCGTGTAGATTGCTTTTACGAGAAAGAAGGATTTCGGTAAGGAAGCGAGAGAGCTCCAGTGGGCGCACGCCCAGAGAACGCTGCATGGGCTTCAACCGCCGGACACCAAGATGTTCAGCGAAAGGAGCAACGTCAACGAACTTAATCAGATCGCCGAAGAGGCCAAGAGACGAGCCGAAATTGCGAGGTGTGACGAAGTTCCATCTCTTACAATAACTCAGCTCAGATTTATTGTTCCAAGAACTAATTATTTTGTATGCGCGGAATCGCAGGCTAAGGGAACTGCATACACTGAAAGGGCACGTGGAGTCCGTGGTGAGGCTGAAGGGCTTGGACATCGAGACCATCCAACAAGCCTACACCGTCTGATCGAGCGCGCTAATGTTATCGCTAATGTTATCGAACGGCGGTGagcattttcatttattttcgtttttcttttttgtgtttttctttttttaacctaTTGGTTCTGCTACTTATTGTGTGAAACAAATCAAAACAAGAGCTCGTAACTAGTTAGACCCATGATGCCTATGGATTTTTCTCcccttttgttattattattattattattattattattattattccaaaCTATCTGAATTAATGTGAGTTGGATGCTTCTTTCTTTTGCTCTTTGTTTTTCATTGGCTTTTATTGATTTTATggttaatttgtatatatatatatatatatatatatatatatatatacatttccTCTACTAAGGTAATGAAGTAAAGAAAGTGGCAAAGTGCATGTGCATCATCCTTATCATATAAAAGATCTGCTGCACATGTGAAAAAACACATGGTCATTGAAGCTAGCATGTGGTGGAGTTATTGCTCGGACGGATATCTTTCAGTAGACTCTGCCAATAATGCGGCGACACATGCTATGCTTAAATTCATCTACAAAAACATTAAAAACTGTATATTTATTCtaagaatcttttttttttcttttttctccttttcccaATTTGGTtgacaaaattcaaaagttccaCCTCATTCTTTCCCTATTTAAGCCTTTCTAACTAAATCTACCTATTGCATTTTTGTCATCTTCCATTCCAAAACCCAGTGCCTTTAAAGTGCAGGCCAGTGACCAACAACCAATTCTCCTTCTTAAATTAACACCCTAACTTTTTTTTCGTGGTAGGCAAATTTATGAAAGCTTGAATGTCAATGGGTTATTAATATttgaaggctaaattacagaaaaccctcttgtaataatttgttttttcattttttccccctgacatttaaaaacctacattttgcccccctataaaataaaaaatattcacaggggggttacggtatgtaaaatgactattttgcccctcaccattgtcgtcttcttctctatcttcctccgccgccccttcgttcggccgcgatttcCACCTTAATGGGCCGCGATTTCTCTTCATTTCCTTCTCTActtgctccccttctcctcctgtaCCCTCGTCGCcgtcgatttcggcgacagtaggagaaaatcgaggtgggcgacagtaggagaagggtaaagaaggcgaaggcgaggtggcagaggacggcgaaggggatgtgggtgacGGCGAgacagtggaggacggcgaggcggctaggCTGTGAgtcggcgaggcggcggcgaggtggcgagccggag encodes:
- the LOC109712601 gene encoding plasma membrane ATPase 3, with the protein product MGEKEASLDAVLKEAVDLENIPLEEVFENLRCSPEGLTSEQAAQRLGIFGPNKLEEKKESKFLKFLGFMWNPLSWVMEAAAIMAIALANGGGKPPDWQDFVGIITLLLINSTISFIEENNAGNAAAALMARLAPKAKVLRDGRWSEEEAAILVPGDIISIKLGDIIPADARLLHGDPLKIDQSALTGESLPVTKGPGDGVYSGSTCKQGEIEAVVIATGVHTFFGKAAHLVDSTNQVGHFQKVLTSIGNFCICSIAVGMFVEIIVMYPIQHRAYRPGIDNLLVLLIGGIPIAMPTVLSVTMAIGSHRLAQQGAITKRMTAIEEMAGMDVLCSDKTGTLTLNKLTVDKNLIEVFTKGVTQDTIILMAARASRTENQDAIDTAIVGMLADPKEARAGIQEVHFLPFNPTDKRTALTYLDSEGKMHRVSKGAPEQILNLAHNKSEIERRVHAVIDKFAERGLRSLAVAYQEVPEGRKESSGAPWQFFGLLPLFDPPRHDSAETIRRALNLGVNVKMITGDQLAIGKETGRRLGMGTNMYPSSALLGQNKDESIAALPIDELIEKADGFAGVFPEHKYEIVKRLQARKHICGMTGDGVNDAPALKKADIGIAVADATDAARSASDIVLTEPGLSVIISAVLTSRAIFQRMKNYTIYAVSITIRIVLGFMLLALIWKFDFPPFMVLIIAILNDGTIMTISKDRVKPSPLPDSWKLAEIFATGIILGGYLAMMTVIFFWAAYKTDFFPRVFKVESLEKTAQDDFQKLASAVYLQVSTISQALIFVTRSRSWSFVERPGLLLVTAFFVAQLIATLIAVYADWGFAAIKGIGWGWAGVIWLYNIIFYFPLDIIKFLIRYALSGKAWDLVIEQRIAFTRKKDFGKEARELQWAHAQRTLHGLQPPDTKMFSERSNVNELNQIAEEAKRRAEIARLRELHTLKGHVESVVRLKGLDIETIQQAYTV